The proteins below are encoded in one region of Homo sapiens chromosome 2, GRCh38.p14 Primary Assembly:
- the CREG2 gene encoding protein CREG2 isoform X2, whose amino-acid sequence MSVRRGRRPARPGTRLSWLLCCSALLSPAAGYVIVSSVSWAVTNEVDEELDSASTEEAMPALLEDSGSIWQQSFPASAHKEDAHLRPRAGAARARPPPAPPGMFSYRREGGQTASAPPGPRLRAATARSLAHASVWGCLATVSTHKKIQGLPFGNCLPVSDGPFNNSTGIPFFYMTAKDPVVADLMKNPMASLMLPESEGEFCSSYRG is encoded by the exons ATGTCCGTGCGCCGCGGCCGGCGGCCGGCGCGGCCGGGGACCCGCCTCTCCTGGCTGCTGTGCTGCAGCGCCCTGCTGTCCCCGGCCGCGGGCTACGTGATCGTGAGCTCCGTGTCTTGGGCCGTCACCAACGAGGTGGACGAGGAGCTGGACAGCGCCTCCACTGAGGAGGCTATGCCCGCGCTGCTAGAGGATTCGGGCAGCATCTGGCAGCAAAGCTTCCCCGCCTCTGCCCACAAGGAGGACGCGCACCTGCGGCCCCGGGCGGGCGCCGCCCGGGCCAGGCCGCCCCCCGCGCCACCCGGGATGTTCTCCTACCGGCGCGAGGGCGGCCAGACGGCCAGTGCGCCCCCGGGCCCTAGACTGCGCGCCGCCACCGCCCGCTCCCTGGCCCATGCCAGCGTCTGGGGCTGCCTGGCCACCGTGTCCACCCACAAGAAG ATCCAAGGACTGCCATTTGGGAACTGCCTGCCCGTCAGTGATGGCCCCTTCAACAATAGCACTGGGATTCCTTTCTTCTACATGACAGCCAAGGACCCCGTGGTGGCTGATCTGATGAAGAACCCCATGGCCTCGCTGATGCTGCCAGAATCAGAAGGGGAGTTCTGCAG TTCTTACAGAGGCTAA
- the CREG2 gene encoding protein CREG2 isoform X1 produces MSVRRGRRPARPGTRLSWLLCCSALLSPAAGYVIVSSVSWAVTNEVDEELDSASTEEAMPALLEDSGSIWQQSFPASAHKEDAHLRPRAGAARARPPPAPPGMFSYRREGGQTASAPPGPRLRAATARSLAHASVWGCLATVSTHKKIQGLPFGNCLPVSDGPFNNSTGIPFFYMTAKDPVVADLMKNPMASLMLPESEGEFCRDMCNKEPAFFNSLFQKLSERKHF; encoded by the exons ATGTCCGTGCGCCGCGGCCGGCGGCCGGCGCGGCCGGGGACCCGCCTCTCCTGGCTGCTGTGCTGCAGCGCCCTGCTGTCCCCGGCCGCGGGCTACGTGATCGTGAGCTCCGTGTCTTGGGCCGTCACCAACGAGGTGGACGAGGAGCTGGACAGCGCCTCCACTGAGGAGGCTATGCCCGCGCTGCTAGAGGATTCGGGCAGCATCTGGCAGCAAAGCTTCCCCGCCTCTGCCCACAAGGAGGACGCGCACCTGCGGCCCCGGGCGGGCGCCGCCCGGGCCAGGCCGCCCCCCGCGCCACCCGGGATGTTCTCCTACCGGCGCGAGGGCGGCCAGACGGCCAGTGCGCCCCCGGGCCCTAGACTGCGCGCCGCCACCGCCCGCTCCCTGGCCCATGCCAGCGTCTGGGGCTGCCTGGCCACCGTGTCCACCCACAAGAAG ATCCAAGGACTGCCATTTGGGAACTGCCTGCCCGTCAGTGATGGCCCCTTCAACAATAGCACTGGGATTCCTTTCTTCTACATGACAGCCAAGGACCCCGTGGTGGCTGATCTGATGAAGAACCCCATGGCCTCGCTGATGCTGCCAGAATCAGAAGGGGAGTTCTGCAG AGATATGTGCAATAAGGAGCCAGcattttttaattcactttttcAAAAGCTCTCTGAAAGAAAACACTTCTAA
- the CREG2 gene encoding protein CREG2 precursor codes for MSVRRGRRPARPGTRLSWLLCCSALLSPAAGYVIVSSVSWAVTNEVDEELDSASTEEAMPALLEDSGSIWQQSFPASAHKEDAHLRPRAGAARARPPPAPPGMFSYRREGGQTASAPPGPRLRAATARSLAHASVWGCLATVSTHKKIQGLPFGNCLPVSDGPFNNSTGIPFFYMTAKDPVVADLMKNPMASLMLPESEGEFCRKNIVDPEDPRCVQLTLTGQMIAVSPEEVEFAKQAMFSRHPGMRKWPRQYEWFFMKMRIEHIWLQKWYGGASSISREEYFKAVPRKA; via the exons ATGTCCGTGCGCCGCGGCCGGCGGCCGGCGCGGCCGGGGACCCGCCTCTCCTGGCTGCTGTGCTGCAGCGCCCTGCTGTCCCCGGCCGCGGGCTACGTGATCGTGAGCTCCGTGTCTTGGGCCGTCACCAACGAGGTGGACGAGGAGCTGGACAGCGCCTCCACTGAGGAGGCTATGCCCGCGCTGCTAGAGGATTCGGGCAGCATCTGGCAGCAAAGCTTCCCCGCCTCTGCCCACAAGGAGGACGCGCACCTGCGGCCCCGGGCGGGCGCCGCCCGGGCCAGGCCGCCCCCCGCGCCACCCGGGATGTTCTCCTACCGGCGCGAGGGCGGCCAGACGGCCAGTGCGCCCCCGGGCCCTAGACTGCGCGCCGCCACCGCCCGCTCCCTGGCCCATGCCAGCGTCTGGGGCTGCCTGGCCACCGTGTCCACCCACAAGAAG ATCCAAGGACTGCCATTTGGGAACTGCCTGCCCGTCAGTGATGGCCCCTTCAACAATAGCACTGGGATTCCTTTCTTCTACATGACAGCCAAGGACCCCGTGGTGGCTGATCTGATGAAGAACCCCATGGCCTCGCTGATGCTGCCAGAATCAGAAGGGGAGTTCTGCAG AAAAAACATCGTTGATCCGGAAGATCCCCGATGTGTCCAGTTAACGCTCACTGGCCAGATGATCGCAGTGTCTCCAGAAGAAGTAGAATTTGCCAAGCAAGCCATGTTTTCAAG GCACCCAGGGATGAGGAAGTGGCCTCGTCAATATGAATGGTTCTTTATGAAGATGAGGATAGAACATATCTGGCTTCAGAAATGGTATGGAGGCGCATCCAGTATTTCAAGGGAGGAATATTTCAAAGCAGTTCCCAGAAAGGCCTGA